The nucleotide sequence TGCCTGCGGCGATCGCCGGTGCGGCGAGCCGCGCAACGGCGCTGACCGGCGCGCCGTTCAATAGCGCCGGACTGAACCTCTATCGCGACGGCCGCGACAGCGTCGCGCCGCACAACGATCGTCTCTACGAGATCGTCGTGGGCTATCCGATCGCGCTGATCTCGCTCGGAGCGACGCGCCTCATGACGGTTCGCAGCAAGGCCCCGTTCGTCGACGCGCAGGGCAAACTCCGGCGGCGCGTCTTCGATCTCGATCTCGAGGACGGCAGCCTGCTGCTGATGAGCTACGAGACGCAGCGCCGCTACGACCACGGGATCCCGAAGACGAGCGCCGCGGTGGGCGCGCGGATCAGCCTCGCGCTGCGCGTTCGTCCCTGATTCGCTGAGACCGGTTGGAAGGTTAGGTCGGCGCGGGCATCGGCGTCGGCGATGCGGACGGCTCCGGCGTCGGGCCGTAGATCGCCTCGCCGTCGGTGCAGATCAGCGCCGAATGGAGATCGAAGTCGACGAGTGGTTCGCCCTGCAGCGTCGTTGCCGTGCCGCGCACGGTGACGACCTCGCCGGCCGGCAGCGCGACGCGGTTGTAGAGCATGTCGGTTTGATGCGTGAGCGCCGCGATCGAACGGTCGGTCAGATTGTCGTCGAACCACTTGCAGGCGTCGACCCCGCCGCGCAGCCCGGCGAAGGAGTAGAGGATCGGCTGCGCGGGCGCCGCGCCCCCCGCGAGGGCAACGAGGGCGGCGAGAGCGGCGACGGAGATCGAAAGGCGCTTCATCGTTGCTTGATACTACGCGCCGACCCGCCGCCCTGTTTCGCGCGCGGCTTCGCTCAAGAGCCGGCGCACTTCGTCGTCGCTCGTTTGCTCGAAGTTGCGATAGTAGAGGCCGACGGCGTGAAACGGCTCGGGCGTTGCGAGGCAGACGACGCGATCCACGGCATCGCGCAGGTTCTTGCACGTGCGGGCCGCGGCGACGGGCACTGCGGCGACGATCGCCGCCGGATCTCGCAAACGCAGCGCGGCGGCGGCGGCGCGCATCGTCGCGCCGGTGGCGAGTCCGTCGTCCACGACGATGACCGTCTTGCCGGCAATATCGGGCTCCGGTTTGTTGCCGCGATACGCGACCTCGCGCCGCCTGAGTTCCTCGATCTCGCGCTTGATGACCGCGTCGATCGCGCGCTCGTCGATGCCGAGCGAGTCGATAAGATCGTCGTCCATGACGCAGGTGCCGTCGCTCGCGAGCGCGCCCATCGCCAACTCCTCGTGCCCGGGGACGCCGAGCTTGCGCACGACGTAGACGTCGAGCGGCGCGCGCAAGCGTCGTGCGATCTCGTATGCGATCGGAACGCCGCCGCGCGGCAGCGCGAGCACGATCACGTCGCCCCGGCGCGCGTACGCGTCGAGCGCGTCCGCCAGCCGTCGTCCTGCGTCGGAGCGATCGGCGAAGAGGTGCACGCTACTCCGGGATGCCGCCGTCGTGCTCGATGATCTTCTGCGTGAAGCCCGGCTGCGTCTGCTGCTCGCCGCAGGCGTCGGCCGGCGGCAGCGGCGCGGCTTGGAAGACGTTCGGCTTCTGTTTGAAGTCGAAGATGTCGGAGAGCGAGTTGGCGGTCGAGTCGGTCGTTCCGAGCGAACCGAGGTTGAACGTCTCCTCGATGAACTTGAGCAGGCTGCCGTAGTTGTACTCGGTGTGCGAGACGTTGTTCGGTTTCGCGTAGGGCGAGATGACCATCAGCGGGATGCGAAAGCCGAGGCTCGTGTAGGAGATCTGCGAGGGCGGCGCCGGGTCGTACCACCCGCCCCAGTCGTCCCAGAGGACGATGATCGCGGTGCTGTTCCAGAACTTGCTCGTTCCGACCGCGTTGACGACCTTCGTGACCCAGCGCGGACCGCCGTTGCAGCCGCTCGCCGGATGATCGGAGTCGAAAAGCGTCGGAATCACCCACGATACCGACGAGAGCTTCCCGGCCTTGAGGTCCGAGAAGATGTTCGTATTGGGAATGCTGATGTGCGGTTTCCAATCCGCGCCAAAACCGCTGCAATGGTCGGGCGGTGTAAATTTTGCACATCGGAATTTGGCGATCGCATCGAAGCCGTTCCAGACGGCGCCCGAGAAGTCAAAGTGCGGGGCCTGGTAGTTGTAGACGTAGTAAAGATACGAAACGTTCTTCGCGTCGAGCAGGTCGGCGATCGTGCCGTACTGCGTGAAGCACGGAAACGGTCCGTCGAAACTCTCTTTGCCGTCGGTGAAGAGCACCGGCGCCTGCGTTCCCGGCGGCGCATCGCATCCCCAGGGGGTCGTCGGCGGCTGGTCGGTGAGCGACTCCTTGGCGTTGAGCTGCACCGTTCCCGAGATCAGGAGCTGGTGCGCGATGAAGCTCGAGGCGGTATCGTTCATGTACATGTCGTCGGCGAGCGTGTACTGTTGCGCGAGCTTCCAATACGGAGCGGTCTCTTTGCGGTCGACGTACGCGTACGGGTAGTTCTTCGCGAGAGCGCCCTGGCCCGACTCGCCGAAGCGAATCAAATTGAAGCCATCGTTCTGACAGACGCCCGAAGCGTTTGCGTCGCACTCGGTGACGAACGCGTGGTGGCTATGATCGATGTCCGCGCCGAAGTACGGCCCGCTCCCCGTTGCGAGCTTAACGGAGTGCAGCGCGACCATGTGGCTTCCGGTGCACCACTTCTCTGCCTGACCCTCCGGCTTGCACGGGCCTTGCAGGGCGGAGTTCGCGCCCGGAAAGCCCGCAAAGATGTTGTTGAAGCTGCGGTTCTCTTGGAGGAGGATGACGACGTGCTTGATGGACGGGCCCATCGGCGGCGGCACCGGCGGCGTCGTGGTCGAGCTGCATCCGGCGACGGCGATCGCGCCGGCGATGGTCAGGGCGTGGATCGGCTTCATGCCAACGCCCTTCGACGCAGGAAAAGGCAAAGTCTTGTCGCAGTTGGCTCGCAACCTTAGAAAGGGAGGACACATGCGATTTTCAGCAATTGCGGCGGTGACTTTAGTTACCGCGCTATCCGCCTGTAACGGCGCAACCAACTCACTACCCGCAGGGTCCGCGGCTTCGCCCATCGGCCCGACTGCGGCGCACGGCGACCTCTGGCCACGTCCCGGCCCTGCGGTGCAGGTCTGCGGCGCGGTTCCTGCCGGCTTCGCGCGATGCCTCGCGTGGAGACGGACCGACATCTCCGGAAAGATCAGCAAGGACGCGACGCCGAGCGGCTACGGTCCCAGCAGTCTGCAGACGGCATATAACCTCACTGCATACAGTCAGAGTAACGGCAGCGGGCAGACGGTCGCCATCGTCGACGCCTACGACGATCCCAACGCCGCATCGGATCTCTCCACGTATCGCGCGCAGTACGGCCTCCCGGCCTGCACGACGGCGAACGGCTGCTTCTCGAAGCAGGCGTACACGACGACGACGAACGCCGGATGGGCCGAAGAAGAGTCGCTCGACGTGGACATGGTCTCGGCGATCTGTCCGAACTGCAAGATCATTCTCGTAGAGGCCTCGTCGGCGAGCACCGCCGCGCTGGCAACGGCCGAGACGTACGCAACGTCGCACGCAAACTACGTTAGCAACAGTTGGAGCGGCAACGAAGGCACGAAGACGTACGACGGCGATTTCAACGTCGCCGGAGTCGCGATCACCGCCGCAACCGGCGACAGCGGCTATAACCGCACCGCGCAATGGCCGGCGATTCTGCCGACCGTCATCGGCGTCGGCGGCACGACGCTGAGCGCCGTCAGCCCGCGCACCGAGACCGTCTGGTCCGGCGCCGGCAGCGGCTGCAGCAAGGTATACGCTCAGCCGAGCTTCCAGAGCGGCCTCTCGACGGGCTGCACGAAGCGCGCGGAAGCCGACGTCTCGGCGGTCGCGAATCCGAACACCGGCGTCGCGGTCTACGACTCGTTCCACGAGAGCGGATGGCTCGTCTTCGGCGGCACCTCGGTTGCGACGCCGATCACCGCGTCGGTCTTCGCGCTCGCGGGCAACACGAGCACGAACAACCCCGGTAACCTCTACTCGCATACGGCGAACCTCAACGACATCACGAGCGGCAGCAATGGAAGTTGCGGCGCGCCGCTCTGCAAAGCCGGCACCGGTTGGGACGGGCCGACCGGTCTTGGAACGCCCAACGGCATCGCGGCGTACTAACGCCGTCATCGCTACCGCGGCGATGGTGCTCTGCAGCACCATCCCGCGGCCGGCGACGGCGATTGACACGATTCCCTTCACCGACGTCAACGGCGGATTGATCGAGGTTCAGGCTTCGATCGACGGCGCGGCGCCCGCGCCGATGCTCGTCGACCTCGGCGCCGGCGTCGACGTGCTCTCGAGCGATCTCGGTCGGCGCTACGTGCTCGTCAACGGCAAGTACGTCAGCCTCAGGCTCACCGGCGAACGCGTCGATCTTCCGATCGGGAAGGTCTTAAGCTTTACGATGGGCGGCGTCGCGATCGATGCCCCGCACGTCGGCATCTGGAAGGGCCTCGACGGCACCGGCGTGCAAGGCTTGATCGCGGCGACGGCCTTCCGCAACATCACGACGACCTTCGATTTTCACAACCACAACGTCATCATCGAGGACGCACAGACGTTCCCCGAGCGCGCGCGCGCCTCGACGCGCCTGCCGCTCGTACTGCAGGACGATCTCGGCATATCGCTCGGCGTGTTCGCCCGCTTCGATTTCGGGAACGGCAAGACCGGGCTCTGCGAGATAGACACGGGAGCGCAGGGCATCACGATCGACAAGAGCCTCGCCGCTTCGCTCGGCGTGACCCTCGGCGCCGGCGATCGCGTGCAGGCGCACATTCCTTCGATTTCGATGGTCGGGGCTCCGCAGACGACGATCCGCGATCCCGCGGTTACCTTCGCCAACTTGATCTACGACTGCAACGTCGGCAACTCGTTCTGGGCGGGGCGCAGCTTCATGCTCGATCTTCCGAATCGCTGGATCTACGTTCCCCTCTCTTAAGCGCTCAACGCTAGAATCGTGAGGCTGTAGGGCGGGAGCGTGATCGGCACGGTCGCACCGACCGTGCCGAGGCTGCGGTGTGCCGGGCCGACCCAATGGTTCTCCTTCGACTTGTCGTACTGCGCTTTGCCGTACGTCGTGAGCGTCGCGGTGAAGCTCGTCCGCCCGGCGTGCTCGACATTCGCTTGTATGGCGATGCCTGAGAGGGTGTTGTTGAAGAGCGCGAACGCGTAGCCGCTGCCTTCCGCGAAACCGTACGCGCGAACGCGCTGTCCCAGCGACTTCGCGACGCTGACCTGGCGAACGAGCGAGCCCGCGGGCACGGCGTCCGACATTACCGCCATCACGCGGCCCGTCGGGAAGGGCGTGCCGCCCGGGATCTTCGGCGTGTTTGCGCAGTAGTCGTACGGGTCGGGAAGTCCGTCGGAGAAGAGCGCCTCGCTCCCGAAGTCTTGCCAGCCGTAGAGTTGCTTGGAGAAATCGCCGTTCTCGTCGCAACTGCCGTACGAGAGCCAGAACGTCGACATCGGCACGCCGGCGTCGAGGAGCGTCCCGAGCATCTGTCCGACGAAGAGGCCGTTGACGATCGAGACCGATTGCTTCCCCTCGTTGCCCGCGTCGTTGTTATACTCGCCGAGATAGATCGGCACGCTCTTCGCGACGCCTGCAGCGGTCATCTCGCGCCGCAGGCCTGCGAGATCGTGCGCGAAGTGACCGATCGCCGGACCGAGCAGAAACTTGTCGCTATCGTCGTTGTATTCGGGGTAGTAGTGAACCTCGACGAAGTCAAACGGCTGTGCCTTGCGGAGCACGACGTCGTTCCAGGCGTGGTCGTCGGGCAGATTCACGACGACGCCGAGTTGCGCGTTTGCATCGGCTTTCTTTACTGCCGGATAGTAGCCGGTGCGCACCGCGTCGGCGTAGGTATGAGGGTCGTGCGGCTGCGCGTGGAGATCGTATTCCCACGAGCCGTAGACCTCGTTGCCGACCGTCCAGAACCCGACGTGGTAACCCTTGCTTTTTGCATGCGCGACCCAGGCGCCGGCCTCGTTCGGATCTCCGCCGCCGTCGCAAGCGCGATTGCTGCCGTAGTTCAGCGTGATCGCGACGTCGCTTCCAACCGGGCCGGCAACCCGGCTCATGAAGTTGTCGAACGTCGAGCCCGGCGCGATATAGCCCATCTTGTCACAAAGGGTTCCGCCGTTCTCCCAGTGGTAAGCGTCGGACTCCGAGCCGCCGGGAAACCGGATGAGATGGATGCCGGCTTTTCGCAGCGACGGATTGACGAAGCTTTGTTGGAAGTCGTACCACGTGTCGAGCGACGCCCCGTAGACGTCACCCGAGACCGTCGGCCCCGACGAACTCGCGTCGAGCGAGACGACCGGCGCCGCGGGCGAGCCCGCTGCGAACGGCGCGCTCTGTGGCGGCTCGGGAATGCTGCGGCTGCCGGCGCAGCCGGCGAGCAGTGCGGCGAGCGATAGGAGAGGGAGTAGTGGTTGATTGCGCATCGCGGCCTCCTATGAAGGAGTATAGCCGATGCGATTGACGAACATACGTTCGTAATGCTAGAGTCGGTATCAATGAAGGGCTGGGAGCCGCGGTGAGCTGGCTTTCGCGATTGCGAACCTCGCTCGGCCGAGCGCGTGAGAGCTTCTCCGCGATCACCGGGCTCGGGCGGACCGACCGTCCGCTGACGCCAGAGTTCTGGGACGAACTCGAGGAGACGCTGATCCTCGCAGATTTCGGCGTTCCCGCGACCCAGAAGATTCTTACCGGCCTACAGACCGTCGCGAAGCAAGAAGAGTGGAAGACCGCCGATCAGCCGATCGCGCGTTTTCGCAAGGACGTCGAACGCTTTCTCACGCTTCCGAACGGCGAGTTGCGCCTCGACCGCAAGCCGGCCGCGATTCTCATTGTCGGCGTCAACGGGAGCGGCAAGACGACGACGATCGGGAAACTGGCGACGCGCTTACAGCGAGAGCGCAAGCGCGTCTTGCTCGTCGCCGCCGATACGTTTCGCGCCGCCGCCGCGGAGCAGCTCGCGGTCTGGGCCGAGCGCAGCGGAGCCTCGATCGTCCGCGGCGAGGAGGGCGCCGACCCGGCCTCGGTCGTTTTCGACGGCATGCAGGCCGCGAAGGCACGCGAGATGGACGTCGTCATCGTCGATACCGCCGGCCGTCTGCAGACCAAGACGAACCTCATGGAAGAGCTGAAGAAGATGCGGCGCGTGATCGAGCGCGAGCTCGGCGAGCCGCCGGCCGAGACGCTGCTCGTCGTGGACGGCACGAACGGGCAGAACGCGATCTCGCAGGCGAAGCTCTTTCACGCCGCGACCGAACTCACCGGGATCGTCATCACGAAACTCGATTCGACCGCGAAGGGTGGTGTGCTCGTTGCCATCGTGGACGAGCTCGAGGTGCCGATCAAGTTCGTCGGGCTCGGTGAGGCGCCCGACGACCTGCGCCCCTTCATCCCGACCGAGTTCATCGACGCCCTCTTCGAAGATAAATGCCAGACACTTGGCACTCCCGCGTGAGAGCGTGAGTTAGACAGCGAAGAAAGGAACCACCATGGCAGCAGACGACGAACGTCAACTCGCACTCAATAACGCGCTCGCGCAGATCGAGCGTCAGTTCGGTAAGGGCTCGATCATGCGGATGGGCGATTTTCAAGAGCGCATGGCGTTCGAAGTCGTCCCGAGCGGATCGATCGCCCTCGACTTAGCGCTCGGCGTCGGCGGCTTTCCGCGCGGCCGGATCGTCGAGATTTACGGCCCCGAGTCGAGCGGCAAGACGACGCTCGCGCTTCACGCGATCGCCGAGGCCCAGAAGACCGGCGGGACGGCGGCCTTCGTGGACGTCGAGCACGCCCTCGATCCGAATTACGCCGCCGCGCTCGGCGTCGATCTCGACAATCTGCTCGTCTCGCAGCCGGATACCGGCGAGCAGGCACTCGAGATTGCCGAGATGCTGACGCGCAGCAACGCCGTTGACGTCGTCGTCGTCGACTCGGTCGCCGCGCTCGTGACCCGCGCCGAGCTCGAAGGCGACATGGGCGATGCGCACGTCGGATTGCAGGCACGCTTGATGTCGCAGGCCCTTCGCAAGCTGACCGCTGCGATCTCCCGCAGCAAGACCGTCATGATCTTCATCAACCAGCTGCGCGAGAAGGTCGGCGTGATGTTCGGCAACCCTGAGACGACCTCGGGCGGCCGCGCGCTGAAGTTCTACGCCTCGGTCCGCCTCGACGTCCGCAAGCTCGAAACGATCAAGGTCGGCCAAGAGAGCGTCGGCACGCGCACCCGCGTCAAGGTCGTCAAGAACAAGGTCGCGCCGCCCTTCCGGCAAGCCGAGTTCGACATCACCTATGGCCACGGAATCTCGGCGATGGGTTCGATCCTCGACGTCGCGCTCGATCAGAACATCGTCGGCAAGAGCGGCTCGTGGTATACCTATGGCGAGCAGCGCATCGGCCAAGGGCGCGAGAACGCGAAGGCGTTCCTCGAGGAGCACACCGACCTCGCGTACGAGATCGAAGCGAAGATCCGCGAGGCGCTCGGCAAGACCGCTTCGACGAACGGAAAAGCACCGGCCGCCGTCGCCGACTAACCCCCCTGTCATCCTGAGCGGAGTCGAAGGGCTGAGCGATCTTGTCATCCTGAGCGGAGTCGAAGGACCGTGTGCCTTGTCATCCTGAGCGGAGTCGAAGGATGAGCGGAGTCGAAGGATGAGGGCGTACTCTGCGGCCCTCGCGTTTCTGGCGCGGCAGCGGTGCACCGAGGCGCGGCTCTGGCAGCACCTCGAACGCAAGGGCTTCGACGACGACGCCGCGCGTGAAGCCGTCGAGCGTTGCAAGCGCGACGGCTTTCTCGATGACCGCCTATACGCGCGGCTCTACGTCGAAGGCAAGCGCAAACCCGTCGGCAACGGCCGCCTCGTCGGCGAACTGGTCCGCAAAGGCATCGACGGCGATGCGGCCGCCGAAGCGGTCGCCGCGCTCGAAACCAACGAGGGCGAGCGCTGCACCGTTGCGTTCGAGCGGTTGTTGGAGAAAGCGCCGGCGATCAGCTATCCGTCCGCCGCGCGTCGCCTCGAACGCCAAGGCTTCCCCGCCTCGACAATCTACCGTATCCTGCGCGAACACGCCGCCCGCTTCGGCCCCCTCGCGAAGGTAGAGGTCCCACCCTAGAGCCGGGCCGGGCACTCGCTCCCGCATGCCGGCGCAGACGATCGTCGTCGCCGAAGACGACAAGGCGATTCGCGAGTTGCTCTCTCATCATCTCGAGCGCGAGGGCTTCGCGGTGGTCGGCGCGGCCGACGGCCACGCGGCACTGCGACGCGCGCGCGGCGCAGCCGATCTGCTGATTCTCGACGTCGCGCTTCCCGGCGTGGACGGTTACGACGTCGTGCGAACGCTGCGCCGTGAAGAGCGCACCCTGCCGATCGTGATGGTGACCGCGCGCACCGACGAGATCGACCGCGTTCTCGGCTTTGAGCTCGGCGCCGACGACTACATCTGCAAGCCGTTCTCGCCGCGCGAGGTCGTCGTGCGCATCAAGTCGATCCTGCGGCGCAGCGGACGCCCCGTGCCGACCCCGGGACCGGTTCTGCGCTTCGGGCGCCTCGAGATCGACGTCGGCGCGCGCGAAGCGCGCGTGGACGGCAAAGATTGTCGCTTGAAGCCGCGCGAGTTCGAGCTCTTGATGGAGCTCGCCGGCAACGCCGGCGTCGCGCTCTCGCGCGACTGGCTGCTCCAGCGCGTCTGGGGATTCGACTTCAGCGGCGACGAGCGCACGATCGACGTCCACGTCCACCGCCTGCGAGCGAAGATCGAGGAGCCATGGAAGCTCCCGCCGTTCCTGCGTACCGTCCATGGGTTTGGCTACAAGTTCGTGCGGGGCTGACCCCGCGCAGGAGCGTCGCCTTGCTCGCGCCCTGCTCGCGACCGTCGGGCACGAGTTGCGCACGCCCCTGACCTCGATTTGCGGCTACATCGAGACGCTGCTCGACGGCGACTTCGACCGCGCGACGACGCGCCGGTTCCTCGAGACGGCTCGTCGTGAGGCGCTGCGGCTGGGGCGCCTCGTCGAAGGAATGCTCGAGTTCTCGCTGCTCGATCTCAGCGGAGGCGACGCCGGTGCCGTCTGTAACGTCGCCGAGCAGATTCGCGCGACGATCGAACTGATGGCGCCGCTTGCCGCGGCGCGCCGCGTGACGATCCGCGCCCATCTGCCCTCGGACGCGCCGGCGCGCGTGGACGGCGACGCCTGCGTGCACGCGGTGGCGAATCTCGTCGAGAACGCGGTGAAGTACGGCAGCGAGCGGGGAACGGTCGACGTCTCGTGTCTCTGCGACGGCCGGTTCGTCGCGGTCGCGGTCGAGGACGACGGATGCGGCATCGCCCCCCACGCGCGCGAGAAGATCTTCATCATGGGCGTGCGCGGCGACGTGCCGGCAACGCAGGGCCGCGGCATCGGGCTCGCGGTCGTGAAGGCGATCGCCGAGCGCGCCGGCGGCGACGTTCGCGCCGAGCCGTCCGCCTTCGGCGGCGCTCGCTTCGTCCTGCGCTTCCCGGCGGGATAATCGGCCGCACCCGTCGTAGATAACCGCCCGTGGCTATGTCCCGGGTGCCGTTCGCACATGCGAGTGAAGCCGAACTCGCGCGACTCTTCGACTTCTATCGAATTGAGTGGCAGTACGAACCCCGGAGTTTTCCCATTGCGTGGAACGATCGCGGCCGGGCCGTCGAGTTTTTCACGCCCGATTTTTATCTCCCGGAGTACGATCTCTACATCGAGGTCACGGTAGCCAAGCCGGCGCGCAACACGCGTAAGAACCGCAAGGTTCGCTTGCTGCGCTCGCACCATCCCTGCGTCAACGTCAAGCT is from Candidatus Binatia bacterium and encodes:
- a CDS encoding regulatory protein RecX, which encodes MRAYSAALAFLARQRCTEARLWQHLERKGFDDDAAREAVERCKRDGFLDDRLYARLYVEGKRKPVGNGRLVGELVRKGIDGDAAAEAVAALETNEGERCTVAFERLLEKAPAISYPSAARRLERQGFPASTIYRILREHAARFGPLAKVEVPP
- a CDS encoding response regulator transcription factor, with product MPAQTIVVAEDDKAIRELLSHHLEREGFAVVGAADGHAALRRARGAADLLILDVALPGVDGYDVVRTLRREERTLPIVMVTARTDEIDRVLGFELGADDYICKPFSPREVVVRIKSILRRSGRPVPTPGPVLRFGRLEIDVGAREARVDGKDCRLKPREFELLMELAGNAGVALSRDWLLQRVWGFDFSGDERTIDVHVHRLRAKIEEPWKLPPFLRTVHGFGYKFVRG
- a CDS encoding phosphoribosyltransferase family protein, translating into MHLFADRSDAGRRLADALDAYARRGDVIVLALPRGGVPIAYEIARRLRAPLDVYVVRKLGVPGHEELAMGALASDGTCVMDDDLIDSLGIDERAIDAVIKREIEELRRREVAYRGNKPEPDIAGKTVIVVDDGLATGATMRAAAAALRLRDPAAIVAAVPVAAARTCKNLRDAVDRVVCLATPEPFHAVGLYYRNFEQTSDDEVRRLLSEAARETGRRVGA
- a CDS encoding S53 family peptidase, whose protein sequence is MQVCGAVPAGFARCLAWRRTDISGKISKDATPSGYGPSSLQTAYNLTAYSQSNGSGQTVAIVDAYDDPNAASDLSTYRAQYGLPACTTANGCFSKQAYTTTTNAGWAEEESLDVDMVSAICPNCKIILVEASSASTAALATAETYATSHANYVSNSWSGNEGTKTYDGDFNVAGVAITAATGDSGYNRTAQWPAILPTVIGVGGTTLSAVSPRTETVWSGAGSGCSKVYAQPSFQSGLSTGCTKRAEADVSAVANPNTGVAVYDSFHESGWLVFGGTSVATPITASVFALAGNTSTNNPGNLYSHTANLNDITSGSNGSCGAPLCKAGTGWDGPTGLGTPNGIAAY
- the ftsY gene encoding signal recognition particle-docking protein FtsY; translated protein: MSWLSRLRTSLGRARESFSAITGLGRTDRPLTPEFWDELEETLILADFGVPATQKILTGLQTVAKQEEWKTADQPIARFRKDVERFLTLPNGELRLDRKPAAILIVGVNGSGKTTTIGKLATRLQRERKRVLLVAADTFRAAAAEQLAVWAERSGASIVRGEEGADPASVVFDGMQAAKAREMDVVIVDTAGRLQTKTNLMEELKKMRRVIERELGEPPAETLLVVDGTNGQNAISQAKLFHAATELTGIVITKLDSTAKGGVLVAIVDELEVPIKFVGLGEAPDDLRPFIPTEFIDALFEDKCQTLGTPA
- a CDS encoding HAMP domain-containing sensor histidine kinase, with the translated sequence MGLATSSCGADPAQERRLARALLATVGHELRTPLTSICGYIETLLDGDFDRATTRRFLETARREALRLGRLVEGMLEFSLLDLSGGDAGAVCNVAEQIRATIELMAPLAAARRVTIRAHLPSDAPARVDGDACVHAVANLVENAVKYGSERGTVDVSCLCDGRFVAVAVEDDGCGIAPHAREKIFIMGVRGDVPATQGRGIGLAVVKAIAERAGGDVRAEPSAFGGARFVLRFPAG
- a CDS encoding alkaline phosphatase family protein; amino-acid sequence: MKPIHALTIAGAIAVAGCSSTTTPPVPPPMGPSIKHVVILLQENRSFNNIFAGFPGANSALQGPCKPEGQAEKWCTGSHMVALHSVKLATGSGPYFGADIDHSHHAFVTECDANASGVCQNDGFNLIRFGESGQGALAKNYPYAYVDRKETAPYWKLAQQYTLADDMYMNDTASSFIAHQLLISGTVQLNAKESLTDQPPTTPWGCDAPPGTQAPVLFTDGKESFDGPFPCFTQYGTIADLLDAKNVSYLYYVYNYQAPHFDFSGAVWNGFDAIAKFRCAKFTPPDHCSGFGADWKPHISIPNTNIFSDLKAGKLSSVSWVIPTLFDSDHPASGCNGGPRWVTKVVNAVGTSKFWNSTAIIVLWDDWGGWYDPAPPSQISYTSLGFRIPLMVISPYAKPNNVSHTEYNYGSLLKFIEETFNLGSLGTTDSTANSLSDIFDFKQKPNVFQAAPLPPADACGEQQTQPGFTQKIIEHDGGIPE
- a CDS encoding alpha-ketoglutarate-dependent dioxygenase AlkB, encoding MEWQSERRRMYDRDVDVPRLVARYRLDDASLPAAIAGAASRATALTGAPFNSAGLNLYRDGRDSVAPHNDRLYEIVVGYPIALISLGATRLMTVRSKAPFVDAQGKLRRRVFDLDLEDGSLLLMSYETQRRYDHGIPKTSAAVGARISLALRVRP
- the recA gene encoding recombinase RecA, whose protein sequence is MAADDERQLALNNALAQIERQFGKGSIMRMGDFQERMAFEVVPSGSIALDLALGVGGFPRGRIVEIYGPESSGKTTLALHAIAEAQKTGGTAAFVDVEHALDPNYAAALGVDLDNLLVSQPDTGEQALEIAEMLTRSNAVDVVVVDSVAALVTRAELEGDMGDAHVGLQARLMSQALRKLTAAISRSKTVMIFINQLREKVGVMFGNPETTSGGRALKFYASVRLDVRKLETIKVGQESVGTRTRVKVVKNKVAPPFRQAEFDITYGHGISAMGSILDVALDQNIVGKSGSWYTYGEQRIGQGRENAKAFLEEHTDLAYEIEAKIREALGKTASTNGKAPAAVAD